Within the Thermanaeromonas toyohensis ToBE genome, the region AGGTATGTGGTCTATAGTATTCACCCAAACGGCTAATAACATAGCTTTTACTCTAATGTTTATAATTGGATTAATAGCCTTCTTTATTAAACCAGGATGGGCAGGAATAATCCAACTTGCTACCACTAAACCTGAGATGTTTAGCTTAACAGGGGTGGGTCTCCAGACTATCCTCGCCTGGTTTGGCACATTTTTAATTAATACTGTTGTAGCTCAAGCTGCCTTCCAGATGGCCCTTTCTTGCCGGACACCCGAAGAAGGGCGGCGTGGGCTTTTTTGGGCTGTAGGTTTTAACGTAATTTTTATCATCTTAGGTATCCTCTTTGGGCTGGCGGCAGCCGTCGTTAACCCCGGAGGCACCCGGGGTCTCATAGCCTTGCCCCAGTACCTAGGACAGGTTTTACCCGCTCCCCTGGTAGGTATTTTCTTCATGGGCATCTGGGCCTGCGCTCTAGGGTGGGGAGCTCCTTGCCAGTTCAGCGGCGCAACTAGTCTAGGTCGAGATGTGACTTCAGCTATAAATCCGGCCATTTCAGATAAACAGATGGTACTATATACCAAGCTTTCCCTGGTACTGCTTACTTGCCTGATGATCATTTTTGGCTCTTTACGCGGGGAACAGGCAGCATGGTGGAATGTACTAGCTTGGACAGCTAGGAACGGGGCTACCTTCGCTCCAGCTGTGGCCGCCCTTTTATGGCCTTTGGCTACTCGCCGGGCCGCGGTGGTAGCTATGATAACCGGATTTTTAAGCGGTATTTGTTGGTACCACCTAGGCCACTGGGATCCGGTCAAATTTTACCTTAATGTACACCCGGTATGGGTGGGTATGAGCTTTAATGTAGGTACCCTGCTATTGGTGACCCTTATAGAAAAGGCCGGGCAATACACCTTTATCCAGGAAGCAAGCCCTGTGCGTAGGACTACCGGGTATTTCGCTTTGGGCGCCATTATAGTCTTAGCCTTTATCCTTGTAAGCCAGTTTGCCTGGCTTCATAGCAAGGGCCTTTCAGGCATGGTATTTTTCTTAATTATTATAGGCTTCTATGTGGCAGCTATAACCTTGCTCCAGCCCAAAGATGTACCGGCGCAGCGGGAGCCGGGCGGGGAAAAGCTGGCGGAAGCCTGAAAGCGCCCTTTTCACCCCTTACCCCTTAAGGATGTGCTTAAAAATGAAAAAACAAATATTCCATCGCCCGGAACGCTGTCTTTTTTGCTTGAGCTGTGAGCTGGCTTGTGCTGCTACCCAGAAAAAGGCCAGGCGGGAAGAACTCCCCGCCTGGCCACGACTTAAAGCGGGGCACCTTTGTAGCCATTGTCAGGATGCACCCTGTGTGCGCGGCTGTACCAGTGGAGCCATGCATTTTGATGAGAGGGGATATGTAATCTCCGACTCCGAAAAGTGCGTTGGCTGCTGGATGTGCATAGCTTTATGCCCGCAAGGAGCAGTAATACCCCGGCCGGATGGCGAACGCAAAGTTTGGAAATGTGACGGCTGCCAAGACCGGGGTACTATACCTGCTTGCACTGCTGCCTGTCCGACGGGCGCCCTGGTATGGTCCGAAAGTCCGTGGGAAATTTAAAGCAAGGGGAAGATAGGCGTGAAGAAAGATATTTTGCTGGCCGAACCCTGCTACCAACTGGAAGAGAAACGATGCGGTTTTGGCCGCCTGGGGTTATGTTGCATCGCCTGTCCTGCTGGCCCCTGCCGGATAGATCCTTTTGGCTATGGAGCAAACTTAACGGGATGTGGACTGGGAAAAGAAGCTTTACAGGCTAAAGCCCTCCTGGCTAAGATCTTGGCCGGGGCAAGCTTAAGTCTACAAGAGCGAGCAGGCCTTGAGGAAGAAACGCAAGCTCTTACCTGGCCAGCGGACAGGATAAAAGTATGGGAGAAGCTTAAATTAGTCTCTAGTGACCCCTTTTACGAATTGAGTGAGGCCGCGCGGGTAGCTCTTAATCCGGCCGGCTGGCAGGCTTTTGAGTTAGAGATGCAAGCTATGAGGCTTACCTTGGCTGTTATAAGCGGTGGGATTCCTATACCCCAGGACAATTGGGGCTTACGGGAAGCTGGTCTAGGTGCGTTATACCCTTCAGGCCCTTGTGTAGTGATAGATGCTAGCAACCTTAAGCTAGCCCGGGAAATGGATATAGCGGCTAGAAAAGAAAAAGTTAAGTTAGTAGCCGGCGGGAGGGGAGCCGATTATCTTTCCTGGTGGCTTGGGCTTCCCCTTTTAGGCGGAAAAGAAGAATTACGGCAAGCCATAAAAATGGGGCTGGTAGATGTAGTGGTGACCGAAGATGCCCTGCTTTTAGGTCGGCCTTTTAAGTTTTTAGGAAGCCCAGTAGTTTTCCTAAATGCCCAACAAGAGAGGGAAGCGGCCAAAATCATAGCTAGCGCTAAAAATGCTTTTAGCCGCCGGGAACCTTACGAAAGTCCAGAAAAAGGAGAAACCTGGCGCTTCCATAGCGGTTGGCGAGAGGGCTGGGGAGAGGCCCTGCTAAAAATAATAAGCCGCCGCAAGTTCAAGGGAGTGGCCTTCCTCCTGGCTTGCTCTGGTGAAGGAGCAGAGGACCTTGCGCGCCGGCTTAGGGAAGAAAACTACTTGGTGCTTGCCGCAGGATGTGGGATAGCTAGGCTAATAAAGGCAGGACTAATGAGTGAGATAAGTATGGAGGAGGCGGCTGGGCTCCTGGACGTAGGGCAAGCCGTGCCACCGCTTTGGCACCTAGGCGGCTGCCAGGCTATATCTAATGGTTTAAACCTTTTGGCGGCCCTGTCTATGCCTATCCTGGTAGCTTTGAACGGTCTGGGCTGCAATCGTGCTTATGTAAGCCTCGCCTTAAGCGTAGCTTATGGGGCCAGGATACTAGCTCCGGGCAAGAGCCCCTTTAGCGAGAAAACCCTAAAACTTTTTGATGCCGCCTGGGAAGGCCTAGAAGCGACGGAGGTGGACCTTCCTTGCGGTATGTAATTATTGGCAACAGCGCAGCAGGCACTTTTGCCGCCGAAGCGTTGCGAGCTTTAGATCCGGAAGCCAAGATAACTATGATCTCCCGGGAGGAGGGGCCGCCTTACTCCCGTTGTCTTTTACCCTATTACCTGGAAGGAGCCATAAGTGAAGAGGGGCTATACATACGGCCGCCGGGCTTTTATGAGGTCCTAGGGATCGAGGCTTATTTAGGGCGGGAGGCTGTACAAATCCACCCGGGGCTTAAGAAGGTTTTCCTGGATGACGGCCGGGAGATAATCTACGATCGTCTCCTGTTAGCCACTGGAGCTGAACCCCGCCTTCCTCCTATTCCTGGCCGGGAGCTTTTTGGGGTATTCACCTTCCGGCATCTGGAAGATGCCCGTAAACTTCGCCAGCAAGCCCTAAAGTCGCGCCGGGCAGTGGTAGTAGGCGGCGGGCTGGTAGGGGTGGAGGTGGCTGCCGCTTTAAGGGGTTTAGGTCTAGAAGTAACCCTGGTGGAATTTCTCCCCCACCTCTTGCCCCAGGCTTTAGATGAAAGGGGGAGCAGTCTAGTCCAGAAGGCCTTGGCAAGCCACGGGATTGAAGTGATACTCGAGCGCCAGGTGGCGGCTATTTTAGGGGAGGACGAGGTAAAAGCTGCCCTTTTAAACGACGGCCGCCTTATCCCGTGCGATCTGGTTGTAGTGGCTGTGGGGGTCAGGGCGGCAATAGATCTGCTTTCTCCCTGGGGAGCGGAAGTAAATTTAGGCTTGGTAGTAAACGACTTCCTTCAGACCAGCCTCCCCGGCATATATGCAGCGGGGGACGTAGTCGAGCACTACGACCTCGCCCAGGGGAAAAGGGGGGTCACTGCCGTCTGGCCCGCAGCGGCAACCCAAGGCCGGGTGGCGGGATGCAATATGGCCGGGCGAAAGGCTCGCCTGGCAGGGTATATAAATGTAAACACGGCGGAAATCTGTGGGTTACGGATAGCCGCAGCCGGGCTGCCCAAGGCTTTATCTAAGGAAGACCACGAGTATTACTACCTGGATAGAGCTTCCTGCCAGTACCGGAAAATAGTGACCCGGCAGGGAAGGTTAGTAGGGATGATCCTTATAGGCAGAATAGAAGGGGCGGGAATTTTGGCTAACTTTATACTAAAAGGGGAAATAATCGAGGGTTATGAACGGGAAATATTGCATGGCAACTTCTGGGCCAAGGGGAGGAGGTGGTGGTATGCCGGGCTACAACCTGGCCAAGTATTGGCGGCTAACCCATACCTTGCCGAAGGAAAAGAGTATACTTATGCCCTATAGCTTAAAGAAAAGCGTATGCGGCCTGTGCAATGGCGGCTGTGGCCTCCTTATAAAAGTAGACCAGGAGGGGAAAATATGTGCTGTTTACGGGGATCCGGAGAACCCCTGGAACAAGGGCCGCATATGTCCCAAACCCATGGAGGCTGCCCAGTCCTTAAATCATCCCTTAAGGGTACGCCATCCCCTAAAAAAGGAGCGGGGGTTTTACCGCCGGATTACCTGGGAGGAGGCTCTGGATCATATAGCCCCCCAGTGGAAGGAGGCCCGGGAGAAAGGAGGCAACTCGGCGGTAGCGGCTATAATTTCCAAAGTAGGTGGTTCCCACAGCAAATTTGCCTTAAGCGTTTTTGCCGAGCTCACCGGCCTTAACACTTACGGCACGGCCCCGGTCTGCTATGAAAGCGAGCGGAAAGTAAGAATCTCTCTTTTCGGCTCTGCTGCTACCCCCAACCCGCTAAGCGATGTGGTGGAAGCGAGGCTAGTTATCCTTTTAGGTAATAACCTGGCCCAGACTAAAGCCGGTCAGTTCCCCTGGATTAAAGAAGCCCAGCGTAAGGGGACTAAGGTAATTGTTATTGATGTGCGCTATACAGAGACCGCCTGCCAAGCGGATCAGTTTATCCGTGTCCGGCCAGGTACTGATGCTGCCCTGGGCCTGGCGCTTCTCAACTTCATCATTACCAGGGGATATTATGACCGCGAGTTGGTAGAAAAGCATACTTTGGGGTTTGAAGAGCTAGCCCGGGCGGTAGAAGCTTGCACGCCGGAGTGGGCCGCTGCCATAACAGGTGTAGAAGTAGATACTATCCTAGCTTTAGGCCAGGACCTGGCCAATTTAAGGCCGGCCCTCCTCTACCCGGGGCGGGGGGTTTGCTGCGTCAATAACGGCGCCCCTGCCCTGTGGTCTTTTGAAGCACTCATGGCCCTCCTGGGTAACATTGGCAAACCAGGCGGGGGTATAATTTCTCATATAGTAGATTATGGTAAAATGCAAGGCTTGATACCGGAAGGCTTGCGGGCCAAGCCAGAGGTAAAATATACTGCCCAGGAACTTTACCAGGCCATGCTGGAGGGCAAAATTCGAGTATTATATATAGCAGGGAATCCTGCTGCCACCTGGCCTGATAGCAACTTGATGCGCGAAGCCCTGAGGAGGGTACCGCTAGTCATCCACCATACCCTCTTTTTTGATGATACCTCAGCCCAGGCCGATATTATCTTGCCAGCTACCCACTGGCTGGAAGAAGCTGGGGTACAGGCTAGTGTTCACCGGGTTCTTCAGTGGCGGGAGGCGGTAACCCAGCCGCCGCCGGAGGCCAAGCCGGCGGCCGAGTTTTTCCGCCTGCTGGCAGGAAGATTAGGCTTGCCTCTAGAATATTTCCCCACTGATCCAGCCGCAGCCTGGGAGCTAGAACGGCAATATACCCCACAGGTAAGCGGTATAAGCGTGGCTGCCTTGAAAGAGGCCAAGGGAGGCATTAGCTACCCCTGCCGCCAGGGCGAAGCCCCTCAAAGGCGGCTTTATAGCCGGTTAAATTTCGGCACTCCTTCCGGCAAGATCGAACTATACCAGCGCGATCCCAAAGTGCTACCAGCAGCCGTGCCTTCTTACCTGGATCCCCTGCAAGGCCCAGGCAACGACCCGCATTTGAAAAATGAATACCCCTTTTTCTTAAGTACTGCCAAAGTGGCCTATCACTACCATACCCAGAATCAATATAGCTCCTTTGCAGGCCGGGTCGGGAAGCCTTACCTAGAGATAAACGCTGAGCTAGCCCGGGTACTAGGTATAAGAGAAGGGGAAAAGATAGAAGTGGAGACTCGCTTCGGTTCCCTAGCGTTACCAGCCCGACTATCTACCGCCGTGCCGCCGGATTGCTTCTTTACCCAGCCCTATTATAGCGAAGCTGGTACTGGTTTAAAGCCAGCCAATTCGCTATATCCCATAGAGGTGGACCCAGTAGGTGGAAACTTTATCCAGAAGAATTTACAGTGCCGCCTTAAGCGGGACTTGAGGGGGTGAACCCGGTGAAAATGCTAATTGATACCACCCTCTGTATAGAATGCCAGGCCTGCGTTGTGGCTTGCCTACAAGAAAATAGCCGCGAGAATCCCTGGCCGCGCATTAAGGCTTGTACCTCTTTCCCCAAAAACTGTCGGCATTGTGCCGAGCCCGCCTGTACCGCTTTTTGCCCCAGTGGGGCGTTAAAGAAAACAGAGGCAGGAGTTGTCACCTGGGAGGAAGAGCTTTGCCTGGGGTGCAAACTTTGCCTTTCCTTTTGTCCCTTTGGTTCGGTCAACTTTGACCTCGAACGAGGCCAGCCTGTCAAATGTCTCTTTTGTTCGGAGCGCCTGAAAACAGGCCTGGAGCCGGCCTGTACAGCTGTCTGCCCTACTGGAGCGCGGGTATTCGGGGAAGAGGAAGAGATTGAAAAGCTGGCGCGGGATAAAATGGCAGAGTTAAAAGGTAAGGGCAGGAAAGCCATCTTCTTTAATACTGATGCCCACCGGGACGGGATAATCATCTTAATGGAAAGCGAGGAGGAACATGGCTTTAATCTTGGGGTTTAGTGGCAGCCCTATACCTGACAGCAATCTGGATTTTATTATTCAGGAGATCCTCAAAGCTTCTGGCCAGGAGGCGGAATTCATAAAGCTTTCCCGGTATAACCTCCGGCCCTGCCTGGGCTGCCTCCAATGTGCCTCTACCAACGAGTGTATCCAGGCAGATGGCATGAACGAGCTTTTAAAAAAAATAAGAGCGGCCCGGGCTATTGTGGTGGGGGGGTTCCCCACTTTTTTTAGCCTAAACGCCCTGACCAAGACTTTTCTTGAGCGTTGGTACCCCCTTAAACACCGGGTTATGCTCACCCGCGGGAAATTAGGAGTAGTGGTGGCCGGGGGCTTTCGGGACTCTGCCAGAGTAGAAGAATATTTAACTTCCTTCTTTAAGTGGTATCATATAGAGGTGATAGGGAGCTTACGGGTTCCGGGCAATGCTCCTTGCCTTTCCTGCGGCTTTGGGGAAGAGTGCACCTATAGCAATGTTCCTTTATTTTACGGGAGCGATAAGATAAAACCGGAGATGTTCTGTACGGCTAGGGAGAACCTGGGGCTGATGGAGAAAGCCCGCAGCTTGGGGCGTGAGTTGGGTAAGAGGACGGGCAATGGACTATACCAGCTAGGCACAAACCAATGATGAAAATTAAATAATGTGTGGGGTGATCTGAGTTATAGCCCTGCTGGAAGCTCTTTTAGGCAAGGCTTCAGAACTAGGCTTTAAAGCGGGAGTTATTGAAGCCAGGGTTGTATTTGAGCGCGGTTTAGCTAGGCTTAAAGAGCGGGAAGAGTACCGGTGGGTGACCCCTTTTGTTTCCGGGAGTTTAGAACAGCGCTGCCGGCCCTTAAGCCTTTATCCCGGGGCGCGGACAGTGATAGCTCTAGCTTATCCCTGGTACTTCCCAGATCCGGCTCCCTGGAAGCCGGGTCAAGGGATAATCGCCATGAGCGCCCGCGGCGAAGATTACCACCGGGTGCTACGGAGACGTCTGGAACCCTTAGTATCTTGGCTCAGAGAGCAAGGAGCTAGGCTAGTAGTTACCCAGGTGGACAATGGCCCGCTCCTGGAACGGGAAGCAGCCTTTTGGGCTGGCCTAGGATATTATGGGTATAACTGTTCCCTGATAGTACCTGGGTGGGGTTCCTGGGTGGCCCTAGGGTTGATAGTAACAGATTTAGAAATCGAACCCACTCCTTACCAGGAGGAAAGGCGGTGTAAGGAGTGTGGACAGTGTTTTGCCGCTTGTCCCTCAGGGGCCCTAATCGGGCCTTACATTTTGAATCCCAGCCGATGCCTTTCCTACCTCACCCAGAAGAGAGGTTTTTTACCCAGGGAGGTAAGGAGTCTCCTAGGTGCGCGGTTGTATGGATGTGATACGTGTCAGGAAGTATGTCCAGAAAATGAAGGTTTATCAAGGGAGCAAGCCCAGTTGGCTAAACCTTTCCCTTTTCCGGATTTAGTTAATGTTTTGCAATTAGATAATCACTCGTTTAAGGAACAGTTTGGTGCTACAGCCCTGGCCTGGAGGGGGAAAGGGGTATTAAAGCGTAACGCGCTTATAGCCTTAGGTAATAGTGGGTATGCTACGGAAGAGGCTATCAAGATCATGGAGCAATTCTTAAGCTCTCCCTCGGCTATCCTCCGGGCCCATGCTGCCTGGGCTTTAGGACAGCTTAAAGTACCCCATTCCCATCTAGCCTTGGAAATGGCCCTCCAGAAAGAACAAGACCCTATGGTTCGCCAGGAACTCGAGAAAGCCTTGTTTAGTTATTGACAGCAGCCAGGGCAGGTGTTACTATGTTGGTAGAAAGTATACTATTACGGTATACTTTACCGGACGGGCCTTAGGGTCCCGGGGCCTTGGGAAGGTTGTTTTACCAAGGCCGAGAGAATAGCGTTGTCCAAAGGGAAGGGTGAATAAAATATCCGCTTAACTCAAGCCACGGACTATGCCTTAAGGGCAACTTTGTACCTGGCCAGGATAGAAGTAGGAGAGGTGGTAGATGCGGAAACCATTGCCCGGGAAGAAGCCATCCCCTTAAGATTTCTCCTTAAGATCTTTCGCTCCTTGATAAAGGCTAAACTCGTAGAAGCCGTAAGGGGAGCAAAGGGGGGGTATCGCTTAGCTCGACCGCCAGATAAAATAACCCTTTTGGATGTGATACAGGCTGTAGAAGGTCCGGTAGAAATCAATCGGTGCTTAGTAGATCCTGAATATTGTTCTAAAAAATGGGCTAATTTTTGTCCTGTGCATGAAACCCTCTCTACGGTGCAAAAGGTAGTAAACGAACTTTTAGATTCAATTTCCCTGGCCGAGCTAGTTCACAAAAGTAAACGTGATACCCGAGATACTAAAGAAGTTATATAAGCACGGTCATTAAGGATGCTATTTTAAGCACAATTATATTAAAAGTAAAACTTTGGTTGATATGAGCTTTTTAGACTGATTTTTATTGAGTTCTTTAGATTAAGGAGACTTTATTTTCACCCTAAAAGTATACTTAATTAGTATACTTTTAGCCTAGGGAGGTAAAGAATTATGAATACCCTTACCCTCTCCCGCATTCAGTTTGCCTTGACCTCAGCCTTTCATTTCCTTTATGTTCCCCTCACCATCGGGCTAGCGGTGCTTATCGCTATAATGGAGTACCGTTATTGGCGAACCCAGAATCCTGTTTGGGATGAGATGGCTCGCTTTTGGACCAAGCTATTGGCTATAAACTTTGCCATCGGCGTAGCTAGCGGTATAACTTTAGAATTTCAATTCGGAACCAATTGGGCCAATTATTCTCGCTTTGTAGGTGATATATTTGGAGCCCCCCTGGCGGCGGAAGGGGTTTTTGCCTTTTTCCTGGAGTCTACATTCATCGGCTTGCTCCTCTTCGGAAGGGATCGCGTTTCCCCCTTTATGCGCTTTTTTGCAGCTTTGATGGTGGCCCTGGGCACCAATCTCTCTGCTTTCTGGATTCTGGCCGCCAATTCCTGGCAGCAGACTCCGGCTGGGTATCAAATAGAGGGCGGCCGGGCCGTGTTAACTAGCTTTGTGGAGGCAGTCTTCAACCCTTCTACAGTCCCCCGTTTCTTGCACACCATTGCCGCGTCCTATATAACTGCAGCTTTCTTCGTTACGGGTATCAGTGCTTATTACCTTCTCAAAAAGAGAAACGAAGATATGGCGGTACCTTCTCTGAAATTGGCCTTCATTTTCGGGCTCATCTTTACCCTGCTCCAGATCCTGTGGGGCCATAACCATGCCCGGCAAGTAGCGCATACCCAGCCAGTTAAATTGGCAGCCTTTGAAGCCCAGTGGGAAACTAAAGAGGCTGCACCCCTGCTTCTCTTCGCCCTGCCTGATCCGGCCAGCGAAAGGAACACCTTGGAGGTAGGGCTTCCCGGGATGCTAAGCCTACTGGTGCACGGCGATACCCAGGGAACAATCCAGGGTTTAAAAGACTTCCCCCCAGAACTCCGGCCACCCCTAATACCAGTCTTCTTCGCTTACCGGCTTATGGTCCTTTTAGGGCTATATTTGGCTGGAGTAATGCTCTGGGGTGCTTACTTGTGGTTACGCGGTCAGTTTACTACCCGTTCCTCTTTCTTAAAGGTGCTCCTTTACTCTATACCTATACCTTATGTGGCCAGCCAGCTAGGGTGGTTGGCTACCGAGGTAGGCCGGCAACCCTGGATAGTATACGGATTGCTTAAGACCTCGGAAGCAGTCTCTCCTTTACCGGCGGGTCAGGTACTAACTACTTTGGTGGCTTTTACTGTTTTCTACATTATCTTGTTTGGTATTTTCTTGTTCCTTATGTTCCGCGAGGTCAAGGGCTACGGTATGGGCCCGGGGGTTAAGGAGCAATTAAAAGTTGGTGGGATAACTGGAGTGCATGGTTCTTATGGAGTGAGATGAAGGGTACAGAATAAGCCGGAGCACAATAGAAAGGGGGAGCCAGGATGACTTTGAATACCATTTGGTTTATTTTAGTGGTAATCTTGCTGGCCGGCTACGCTGTTTTAGACGGATTCGATTTAGGGGTGGGGATCCTTTATCCCTGGCTAGCTAGGGAGGACAAGGAAAAACGAGTACTTCTTAGCGCCCTGGGACCTTTCTGGGATGGGAACGAAGTGTGGTTGCTTACAGGGGGAGGGGCCCTCTTTGCTGCCTTTCCTTTGGTGTATGCCACGGTTTTCAGTGGCTTTTACTTGGCCTTGATGTTAGTCCTCTTTGCCCTAATCCTGCGGGCTGTGGCCATAGAATACCGCAACAAACTCCTAGAAAAGAAACAAGCCCTGGATGTGGCCTTCTTTCTAGGAAGCCTACTGCCTGCCCTCCTCTTCGGGGTAGCAGTAGGGAATATAGCCAGGGGGATTCCCCTGAATGCAGGGCAAAATTATGCGGGTACTTTCTGGACCCTTCTTAACCCTTATTCTCTTCTCCTGGGGCTGGTGGGCCTAGCCGCCTTTATTCTGCAGGGAGCGACTTACGCCATGGTTAAGACCAAAGGGGAGATTTACCAGCGGGCTCGTACCATC harbors:
- a CDS encoding cytochrome ubiquinol oxidase subunit I, giving the protein MNTLTLSRIQFALTSAFHFLYVPLTIGLAVLIAIMEYRYWRTQNPVWDEMARFWTKLLAINFAIGVASGITLEFQFGTNWANYSRFVGDIFGAPLAAEGVFAFFLESTFIGLLLFGRDRVSPFMRFFAALMVALGTNLSAFWILAANSWQQTPAGYQIEGGRAVLTSFVEAVFNPSTVPRFLHTIAASYITAAFFVTGISAYYLLKKRNEDMAVPSLKLAFIFGLIFTLLQILWGHNHARQVAHTQPVKLAAFEAQWETKEAAPLLLFALPDPASERNTLEVGLPGMLSLLVHGDTQGTIQGLKDFPPELRPPLIPVFFAYRLMVLLGLYLAGVMLWGAYLWLRGQFTTRSSFLKVLLYSIPIPYVASQLGWLATEVGRQPWIVYGLLKTSEAVSPLPAGQVLTTLVAFTVFYIILFGIFLFLMFREVKGYGMGPGVKEQLKVGGITGVHGSYGVR
- a CDS encoding 4Fe-4S dicluster domain-containing protein — protein: MKKQIFHRPERCLFCLSCELACAATQKKARREELPAWPRLKAGHLCSHCQDAPCVRGCTSGAMHFDERGYVISDSEKCVGCWMCIALCPQGAVIPRPDGERKVWKCDGCQDRGTIPACTAACPTGALVWSESPWEI
- a CDS encoding sodium:solute symporter family protein, with product MNSYALWILIMALIYTAVLIISGNVARKRAASGEGFWVGGRQFKPWMVAVCITGLFSGSTYIAVLELSYLKGISAGWYGVAELLHVLIIALFLLVPLRKMAMVTVSGLIGDHFGRLAKGIAGIITAFTFPMWSTANAIAFASALTAFTSLPLPVTVAFSAILLLIYLQAGGMWSIVFTQTANNIAFTLMFIIGLIAFFIKPGWAGIIQLATTKPEMFSLTGVGLQTILAWFGTFLINTVVAQAAFQMALSCRTPEEGRRGLFWAVGFNVIFIILGILFGLAAAVVNPGGTRGLIALPQYLGQVLPAPLVGIFFMGIWACALGWGAPCQFSGATSLGRDVTSAINPAISDKQMVLYTKLSLVLLTCLMIIFGSLRGEQAAWWNVLAWTARNGATFAPAVAALLWPLATRRAAVVAMITGFLSGICWYHLGHWDPVKFYLNVHPVWVGMSFNVGTLLLVTLIEKAGQYTFIQEASPVRRTTGYFALGAIIVLAFILVSQFAWLHSKGLSGMVFFLIIIGFYVAAITLLQPKDVPAQREPGGEKLAEA
- a CDS encoding RrF2 family transcriptional regulator; amino-acid sequence: MRLTQATDYALRATLYLARIEVGEVVDAETIAREEAIPLRFLLKIFRSLIKAKLVEAVRGAKGGYRLARPPDKITLLDVIQAVEGPVEINRCLVDPEYCSKKWANFCPVHETLSTVQKVVNELLDSISLAELVHKSKRDTRDTKEVI
- a CDS encoding NAD(P)/FAD-dependent oxidoreductase is translated as MRYVIIGNSAAGTFAAEALRALDPEAKITMISREEGPPYSRCLLPYYLEGAISEEGLYIRPPGFYEVLGIEAYLGREAVQIHPGLKKVFLDDGREIIYDRLLLATGAEPRLPPIPGRELFGVFTFRHLEDARKLRQQALKSRRAVVVGGGLVGVEVAAALRGLGLEVTLVEFLPHLLPQALDERGSSLVQKALASHGIEVILERQVAAILGEDEVKAALLNDGRLIPCDLVVVAVGVRAAIDLLSPWGAEVNLGLVVNDFLQTSLPGIYAAGDVVEHYDLAQGKRGVTAVWPAAATQGRVAGCNMAGRKARLAGYINVNTAEICGLRIAAAGLPKALSKEDHEYYYLDRASCQYRKIVTRQGRLVGMILIGRIEGAGILANFILKGEIIEGYEREILHGNFWAKGRRWWYAGLQPGQVLAANPYLAEGKEYTYAL
- the queG gene encoding tRNA epoxyqueuosine(34) reductase QueG: MEALLGKASELGFKAGVIEARVVFERGLARLKEREEYRWVTPFVSGSLEQRCRPLSLYPGARTVIALAYPWYFPDPAPWKPGQGIIAMSARGEDYHRVLRRRLEPLVSWLREQGARLVVTQVDNGPLLEREAAFWAGLGYYGYNCSLIVPGWGSWVALGLIVTDLEIEPTPYQEERRCKECGQCFAACPSGALIGPYILNPSRCLSYLTQKRGFLPREVRSLLGARLYGCDTCQEVCPENEGLSREQAQLAKPFPFPDLVNVLQLDNHSFKEQFGATALAWRGKGVLKRNALIALGNSGYATEEAIKIMEQFLSSPSAILRAHAAWALGQLKVPHSHLALEMALQKEQDPMVRQELEKALFSY
- a CDS encoding 4Fe-4S dicluster domain-containing protein, which translates into the protein MLIDTTLCIECQACVVACLQENSRENPWPRIKACTSFPKNCRHCAEPACTAFCPSGALKKTEAGVVTWEEELCLGCKLCLSFCPFGSVNFDLERGQPVKCLFCSERLKTGLEPACTAVCPTGARVFGEEEEIEKLARDKMAELKGKGRKAIFFNTDAHRDGIIILMESEEEHGFNLGV
- a CDS encoding flavodoxin family protein, with amino-acid sequence MALILGFSGSPIPDSNLDFIIQEILKASGQEAEFIKLSRYNLRPCLGCLQCASTNECIQADGMNELLKKIRAARAIVVGGFPTFFSLNALTKTFLERWYPLKHRVMLTRGKLGVVVAGGFRDSARVEEYLTSFFKWYHIEVIGSLRVPGNAPCLSCGFGEECTYSNVPLFYGSDKIKPEMFCTARENLGLMEKARSLGRELGKRTGNGLYQLGTNQ
- a CDS encoding molybdopterin-containing oxidoreductase family protein, which codes for MPGYNLAKYWRLTHTLPKEKSILMPYSLKKSVCGLCNGGCGLLIKVDQEGKICAVYGDPENPWNKGRICPKPMEAAQSLNHPLRVRHPLKKERGFYRRITWEEALDHIAPQWKEAREKGGNSAVAAIISKVGGSHSKFALSVFAELTGLNTYGTAPVCYESERKVRISLFGSAATPNPLSDVVEARLVILLGNNLAQTKAGQFPWIKEAQRKGTKVIVIDVRYTETACQADQFIRVRPGTDAALGLALLNFIITRGYYDRELVEKHTLGFEELARAVEACTPEWAAAITGVEVDTILALGQDLANLRPALLYPGRGVCCVNNGAPALWSFEALMALLGNIGKPGGGIISHIVDYGKMQGLIPEGLRAKPEVKYTAQELYQAMLEGKIRVLYIAGNPAATWPDSNLMREALRRVPLVIHHTLFFDDTSAQADIILPATHWLEEAGVQASVHRVLQWREAVTQPPPEAKPAAEFFRLLAGRLGLPLEYFPTDPAAAWELERQYTPQVSGISVAALKEAKGGISYPCRQGEAPQRRLYSRLNFGTPSGKIELYQRDPKVLPAAVPSYLDPLQGPGNDPHLKNEYPFFLSTAKVAYHYHTQNQYSSFAGRVGKPYLEINAELARVLGIREGEKIEVETRFGSLALPARLSTAVPPDCFFTQPYYSEAGTGLKPANSLYPIEVDPVGGNFIQKNLQCRLKRDLRG
- the cydB gene encoding cytochrome d ubiquinol oxidase subunit II: MTLNTIWFILVVILLAGYAVLDGFDLGVGILYPWLAREDKEKRVLLSALGPFWDGNEVWLLTGGGALFAAFPLVYATVFSGFYLALMLVLFALILRAVAIEYRNKLLEKKQALDVAFFLGSLLPALLFGVAVGNIARGIPLNAGQNYAGTFWTLLNPYSLLLGLVGLAAFILQGATYAMVKTKGEIYQRARTIGELAWWSLVGLYLLATLYSAIEARHLFANYAKTPLIYVFPLLLWLGLGTTLRALRREKPLAAFVGSSLILGGMVATLAAGMYPNLVFATDPALNLTIYNASSSPLTLKTMFIIAALGVPWVLFYTAYVYYVFRGKAEEIEEGY